In Rhodamnia argentea isolate NSW1041297 chromosome 5, ASM2092103v1, whole genome shotgun sequence, the DNA window AGCTGACAACACAAGCTTGCTTCCCCGCAActtcacagaaaaaaaaaaaaaaaacaaaacaaaaacgatAGAACCACCTAGTGGAAGTCCCGAAACCAAAACTGGGATATAGAGCATGACATTTGATGAAATAGAAGATGATAGTGATAACTGTGAAGCGTAAGAACAGTGATTTAACAACCAGAGACTTCAAGTCAATCAATTGGACAAGAAGAAGTACTCTCAATAAGTGTATTTTTATGATTAACTGAAGTTACCAACACAGGATTCTTAAACAAGGGGACATGTTCACCTTATACATTTTTTGAAAGCCTTGTTCATTTCCTTCAATTACATGTGTTTCAACAGGAATTCTTCCAGGAGGCAAGTCAGTGATCTGTttgagcaaaagcaaaagatggCAGTTAGGCCAGAAAGAATACATTGAGAGATGCACTGGAAAATCAAGTGcagaatttcaaataaatttgtCCAGACAAAAAGAGCACCAGTgtgacaagaaagagaaatactTGAAGCAAAAGTGTACAGCGAAATGCGCAGCAAGATGACTTTCTCACTCAGACCCTcatcaagaaaaatgaagtcaGTCACCTTCCCCTATGTGGAATTATGAACATGCTATACAAGCAACAATAAACAGTGTAATGTCCAGTCTACCCCATCTCATAAGAACAACCTATACAAACATTTAATCCTAGCAACACTTGACAGTACTGTCAAAAGCAGAAGGCAGACTGAAAGTCACCTTCCCCGCCCAAAAAGGGCAAGCATTATAATTAAGAACCCTCCCAGCCGAAAATTAACATGTGAAGCTTAATTAAGCGCCCAATGTATACTCTCTGCAAAGAATTACAGCCCCTTGCGTCCATATACACAAATAAATAAGGCTAGAAAAAGCTTCCTGTTTTGGCTTTTATCTCCCTCACTTAGGTGGATTAgttttttggtaaaaattctACTTTTCGTCCAAGAGCTTATGACTATTTCCAATCAAATTCTTAAACTATTAATTTATCGAATCAAGACCTTGAACTTGCATAAATTTTGTAATCAATTTCCTCTGGCAACAATTCCTATCAATTTGAGCAACATGTGGCCCAGCAAAATGTCAGAGCATGacgtgaaagagaaaaaaaaacaccggGGGAAACGACCTGAATTTTTTCCTGTGGAAAACTTTACCTTCACGAAAAAGCCACAGTTGATAAAACTCTTTACCACTCATACTCTAACATGATCTGACAACCACATCAGCTCGAACTACCCAGACTTGGTGTCTGAGGGACTTGACTAGAAAATTCATGTAAATACAAGAACTTGATTACAGAATATAGGCTAGTTCAATAACTTAACCAAGACAAATTAATAGTTCAAGGATTTAGATGGAGAAAAAGTGcaagttcaaggatgaaaaatagagttaaccttttttttttctcctcattAGCCTGCCATTTTTAGGAAACTTTACCTAGCttcttttttcctaaattttgaattttaaggatttgatttttctagcaACACATCTACAGAGAAAACAAAGCCTAATAGAATACACATTTCCAACAAGCTAAATAGAGCCCCACCGCCCCAAACATCTCTCTGCAGACAATGCCTAAGCTCAGGTCACCAGGACCTCCCCTTCCCACTGAACGACCACAATCAGGTGAGAGCCTCAAGTGCTTTCAACAGCACTGCTGCTCTTCCTTCATCAAGAATTTGCGGTGTCTGTCATCTTTGCTAGTGGAAATACCCAAATACCAACTATGAGATGCCACCAAACATTCAGTAGCCAACTACCTATATGCAAGAAGATATCATTACAGAGTACACAccagaaaaaaattatcaattagtTTGCATAATAATTTGTTAGATTATGATACAGAACCATGTATTACATGCCGATACTTCTGTTTAACAAAGCAAATATCGACCCACCTGTGTCATGGACATATCTCCATACAATGCTAAAGCAAGTGTCCTGGGGATAGGAGTGGCTGACATGGCAAGGACGTGAGGGGCCATATTAGCATCACCTCTGGAAGGATCATCAAGATGAGCTGCAGCAGTTCTTGAACTTACACAGTTATAATACAACTGCAGAAATGAGATCTGATCAACACTCTCTTTTTCAAAAAGGATTAGAAAAGATAtaacaaaagagaaggaaaagaccCCCTGTTAAGAGTGATATAGAGAACAAAACTTCCTCCTATACAAGCAATAGATGAAGAAAAAGCTTAAGCTTccatcttcttcaaaattttgacCATCTATTCCAGCTTAAACCTGAACCTTAAGATGTGATTCATCAGATAATTCACTGTGTTCAGGGTTTAAATCATCAGTCTGAAGCCAGGATTGACATCTTACATTCATGgtttaaaacaaaaaaccagGGTAAAACACATCCAGAATGTAAATATCAAACTTCAAATGAGATTTGATATCTTGTTGTGGCCATTGTTCACTATAGACCAAAGCACCTTGGCACTAGGTTCAATGTGAGGAAGAAGCTTCTTTCCCTTACTCGATGGCTAAGAACTGATCTTTTGAACTGGTAGAAACTGCCAATTCAGAATGCTTAGTCCCATTACTGGTACTTCTTACACGGCTCCAATGCTTTTGTAGGCCGATCAAGTGATCAAAATGcaatggattttttatttaaattcgTTTAGCATCCTGACTGATTTGGAGCTCCTATTCCTGAGAATGGTTGGTtgagaaaaagttcaaaaggTGGTAGTTTCATTTTCTACAAAGTGATCTATTATACTGTTTAAACTATTGATCATCCAAACTTTGTGAGATAAGATCATTAAAGATCTTAGATGGATGAAAACTGAGAAAGGAGTTGCTCCCTCGATGAAATTATACTGATTAGGCACATAAGCAATATCACTCCTGCGAAAAAGACCTCAACAAACCCTTGTTCTAGGATCCAGTAAAAGGTCATTAAAGAGGAAAGGAACCAGACCAGAGAGACTTAAAAGGGCAGAAGTTATTGCCAATACTACAAATGCAACAACTAAAATGCTCACAAACAACTGAGTATACATTAAGTCCCATTCCCACCAAAACTCAAGTATGCTACCTTTCGCTAATAATAACACCTTTTTCCCTCAGTGTTTTCGCTTCCGCATTTTGGATGATTCCCCGCACTTATAAACTCTCTGGTCATATCCAAACTGACATAGTCTTTTCCTTTGGAAGATTTTATTGGCATGTCGCTTGGTGTAAAAGATCTATAATTATTCTGTGAAATCCCATGCTGAAGAGTCGACAGTCAGTCACTCAAAGCACAAGAAAGCGTGTCATTCGAAGGAGACAATCTAAAAGGTCATCCTCTATAGGCAACAGTTACCCCctttcaggaaaaagaaaaggacaaaaaccaAAGTAAAAAATAGAACTAAGGCCAAATCAGATGCTGAAGAAATGTACAGCTTCACATTCCATCGCTgctatgaaaaggaaaataaacttTTAGTCAATATATTCTATCCCAAAATTTATCCAAGTAAAGGGAAGGGAATGACATGACATGGCCAGTATGCAAAGCAAAGAGAATTAACTGTTTATCTAGCCACAGCTTCTGCATAGCTAATTCACAATATAAACATATGTATTTACCTTACTATTAAACCTCCCTCTTTGAACCACTCCAAACCGATGTTGTTCATCCACCACGGCAATACGTAAGGTAGAAAACTCAATCTTCTCCGCTATTAAACTGTGAGTTCCAATAACCATTGATATTTCTCCAGTTTGGAGGCCCTGTTAAACAATCAGAATACCAATAACGGAAGCAATGCATGCCTGGAAACAATGACAACAGAAGAGAATGCATACAGATACACACCTCACGAATGACCCGAGATTGTTTTGAAGGTGTTGCACCAGTAAGCAAAGCAACAGAAGGTCTGCATTCAATGTCCAATTTCTCAAGCAAATTAAGCAAGTGCTCATAATGCTGGATTGCAAGCAACTCAGTTGGAACCATGAAAGCTGCCTAGACATGAGATAAAGAAAGTATAACCATAAAATATATTAGAAACTAAATCCATCTTATGGTGGGCCGTGAAGGAAATTTCAAACTCAAAAACAAGTAGAATCTTGACATGAAAAGATATTGTGGAGAACCAACCTGATATCCTGAGCCAATTACTTCCATGCAAGCCAAAAAAGCTACAACGGTTTTGCCACATCCCACATCACCCTGAAAAAGAAGATTTTAATAGAGCATGAGCAAGCTAAATTGTAGAGGCTGTATGCCAACTACAGTTTTACTTTGAATGACCTTCAGCAGATGGAAAATATATAACAAGCAGCCTTACATACCAACATAGGGCCTCCAACTTTAATGTAGAAGAATTTAAATTGCAGAAAATGGTTAGCTAACCCAAAATATATGAGGGTGCACGATCAATCAGTTGACTCACGAGTCACAAAAATTAGCAATTGACAATTAGAGCATAATGACATTTTTCAACAAACCCCTAACCTGCAAGAGCCTATTCATGGGAACAGGTCTCCTTAGATCTGATATGATCTCAGAAACAGCACTTAGTTGACTAGTTGTGAGGTCATATGGAAGAATCTTCAAGAACTTTTGTGTAAGTCTGGACCATTCCTCAATATATGCGGGGCTCATTTCAGGTTTTCTGTACTTGTCTAACAACCCAACTTTCTCTATTTCCGTACCAAGACCTTCAAGCATTTGGAATAAGCGTCCCAACTGTCAGAAGATTCAGTTAATGATTGAGAGTTTAATATTTGAACACGGTTAGTGCATGGACAAATAAATTATGATAAGAACATAAAAATCCACTGAAACTGTCGGACAAATTAGCAGAGGATCATGCTAAAAAGATGCCTATTATAATTATAGTGTACAATAAAATCGGTTTCACCTCTTACAACGTATTTAGAGATGTAGAGATGTTCTCAACCCCATTCTTTCGAAAAAGATCTAGAGATGTTAAAATTAAGCAAGAACAGGAATAATCAACTTTTGTTCAGGAAAGCATATGCAAAAGAGTTCTTTTACCTGCAGGTAAAAAAACTCATCGAATATCAGCCTTTTGCGAGCTGAATCAGCCTCATATATATTCTTCGGCTGGTGAATTCCCATGTACGCCTGCGTATTACAAGAAAGCCAATAAATGATAGTAGATAAAATGCTCCAGATTAACACCTTCAAGGGAGCTTTGCAAGACTTAAATTTCTAGTCATGCCTTCATATAACCAGATAAAATTCTCCAGTATTAAGGTCATCTTTTCTTGTCTTAAATCCCATTCCCTTTGCTTtacctcaattttctcaataatcAGACAAAATTAACTGTTTGTGGAGAGTTCCGATGTCTATCTCCGTATAAAATCAGTAACATAAAATCGATCTCCAAGACTTCAAGCAAGTAACTTACCCCTTCCATTTTTTCACTATTAGACCCTTTTTCTTAGTAGCATTTCTTATAGGCACTTCCTCTTTGAGTCTATCCATAATACCAATTATCAGCCCCTTTTTTAAGTACAAGATCAGATATTGTCGTCAGGTTAATTTTTGCCCAACATTAATACAGATACATAAGAACAAACAGAAATCCATCTAGCAGGCACTCTTTTCAATCTAATGTGAATTCAGACATATAAACATCAAAAGCACTATTCCCATCAAACCATGTTTAGAATAAGATTGAAACTTTCAATGCATGATAAACCAATCCAcctatttggaaaataaattgttCAAGGTGCACTAAGGTGAACATCAAAACTGCAAATAAATGTAAAACAAAGAATACGAAAGAAACACGAACAAGACCAGATTATTTAGAGGCTTTCCCTTTTCCGAGATGGACTCGCATTAGTTAGCGATTGAAAAGAAGCCTATCTACCTATGGAGACTCAACACGTCCCAAATTAAACCAAAAGAAGGGAAGACAAGCCAGTTCTTAAAAGAGGGAGTTCCAGCAATTAAATGGCAAGGATGTAGATGGCATAACAGTCAAGGACTATGTGGCATCGAATCAGCTACCCACTAACATGTAGCTTAAGTAACCTAGCTGTCGCTAAATCTTTCTGTCCCTgatcctttatttatttatttatttattaatagcAGATGGAGTTATAAAGATTCACATTAGTAGATCAGCCACAAACTCAAAAGTTAGAAACTGACCGttcaaggaaagaaaagaatttaaaaatgaaGCGAATGAAAAGGACAGACCACTTACATCACGAAGACATAAAATTCCAAGCTCCTGAGTGACATCTTTTGGAATAGGATCCATGCCGAAAGACAAAGTTTGCAAAGCTCTGGTATGATAAAAGATGCAAACACAAGACGCGTGTAAAATTGTGCACCATGGATAAAGCAAAATTGTATATCACTGTGATAATACAGGGGAACACGTCTATTCACAGAGACTGGTTTCATCTAAATAGCAATACAGACGGAGTAATATATATGGGAAAAAACAAGATGGTTTATGCAAGTAGAAATTCTTGATGAATTCATTATTAAGCAATGACGTTTGTAGAAAGAACTCGCCTTTGAATAATATCCCTGATAAAGGTAGGGTTTAAGCCACCTTTTGAAGGGTATATAGGGTATGGCCTTCCAGCAGTGCAGAGAGAGgggtcttcttcatcatcaagcaCGTCAATATTATACTCTCTAATTTCATAGTGATCTTCAGAACTCATTGATTTTACCTAAAGGGAGAAAAGTGCTGCTCAAAATTTCTAGACAAGAAACAACTCATTATTCCGTTCTTGAGATAAGTTGCCATCTAATAATAACTTTACACACGAATGGAGATAGTAGTTTTTGTTCGAGAACAAATGAGGAAGGGAAAACAGAAATTCAAGACAAGCAAGAAAGATTTGGCAATACACTTGTGGGAATATGCGGATTATTTTTCCTGGGAATACACTTGCCGGAAAATGCAGATTATTACTCCACCCACCTATCTATCAAATAAATGCCAGAAAAGAAGAGGCTGAAGAGTGTATGCAATTTATCAAAAGGCAAAATGACCAAAACAAGAATGCATGACTGTCTTTTGAAGATTCAAAACATTGGCAACATATAGCTTCAGCAATGCAAATTCATGAAATTCACCATCTCTATTGGTGAACAAATATAAAGTGCACTGCACAATTTTGAGAAAACGACCAAACTTATTGGAAAAATGAAGAactgaattttttcaaaatgaatttttagattttcagattgcaaaatcaaaatatatatgcGTATACTAACCTTGCCACTAACACACACTATGTCTCCAACTCTGTGCTTCTCCTGAAGGATTCTTAGAAAAGATTGACTAGTAAAACGAGTACCACGAAAGAATTTCTTCAGATGCAGATAGATTGTCTTTTTCTCCTTTGCATCTAGATCACCATTCATATGCTCCCAAGTTGATCTATCATCAGCGATCTCACAACCCACAACCACCTCTAGAAACGAAAATGATAAGCCTGCTCTGATTCCCCTGTGGAGAATGGGTAAGGCTTACTCATATAACAACTTACTTATCCTATTTACTCATATAACACCTTACTCATCCTATTTTAAAACACTAAATAGCCTAGGCaatctttcaaaaaatatagtTACAGCCGAGGCTGCAAaatatttgaaacaaagagggAGAGAAGCAAGTACAGATTAGTAGAAAGGTGGTTTTAACACATTTAACAATTGGAGCCGCATGCTTACAGTTCTACAGAATGATAATATcaacaagaacaacaaaaaatgTGTAGAATATTGTCAAAGACATATTTATATCTTGCTCCAGACAAAAACTTTAATAAAGCAGTTGCAGTAGTCAAAACTTTAGTTAGGAAGCTCCAGAAAGCTACAAAAGCTAGTAGTGAAGAAAGAACAAAGTGGATGACCACAAATCAACAACAGATTTTGTCATCTAATAAATTGATTTCAGAAATACATTAAAGACCAACATGCTTGCACAGAATTTCCAATCGGATTGAAGTCAGAATTTGCCATCACATTAATCACAAGATATTCTGATCAAGTTCCCCGtctttcatttttcctcattAAGGGTTAAACAAAACAATTATATGTAGCTATCCACATTTAATGGCTAGACTGATTGCAAACAATAAAGTCATTTTCATCAAATGTGTCGATGCGCGACAGTTAAAGTGAAAATTTACTCAGCCAGATGGCAAAATGCGGATCATCACTTCCCTTATCAAAACAACTGGACTAGCAACTAGAACGCCTATGTCGTCAATAGGCCACAAAACAATGAGAAAATGGAATTACCTGGAAGACAAGATCCTGCCAACCGAGATCAAGTATTGTCCATCCTGAATTCCAATATGTGCATTCTGAAGATCGGCATAAGTCCGTGGAAAATGGTTTAGCAGTTTCCGTATCTACAAGGAAACAAAAAGGGCAGTGACAATACATGCTTTATTTCACGCTTAAAAGTAACACAAATTTTACATGAACTTTGGTGGCCCACCGTGTGAAAGTCATTTTTTTCTAGTAGATGGCACTGCCTCTTAGTCAATCCAGGTAAGGAACTGATCGGTCTGTCAAGAATCATGTCAACTGATGCAGCAACTAAATCTGATTCAGCAGCCACTTTGTCCAAAGATTCCTCCTCAACAACTGACCTATCCAACCTTCCAATTGGCACGGGCATGGGCTCATTAGGTAGCAAACTTGGAACACTTTCTTCCATTGGCAATTGTGATGAAGACTTTT includes these proteins:
- the LOC115740035 gene encoding ATP-dependent DNA helicase homolog RECG, chloroplastic; this translates as MKVQRLLMNLRCGLPRQLVTDLFALQPLRAGITSHYLRRLNLCRHSCICILGRRLSSRGVIACSGIHDLIEDEWDGKNSGANLKDEFDALLVCKKYPSIIIGSSPTIELYDGTTSLSSAATQSCWGFPPDAVGANWGVPSRLCNTWSSLSVSLEEEKSSSQLPMEESVPSLLPNEPMPVPIGRLDRSVVEEESLDKVAAESDLVAASVDMILDRPISSLPGLTKRQCHLLEKNDFHTIRKLLNHFPRTYADLQNAHIGIQDGQYLISVGRILSSRGIRAGLSFSFLEVVVGCEIADDRSTWEHMNGDLDAKEKKTIYLHLKKFFRGTRFTSQSFLRILQEKHRVGDIVCVSGKVKSMSSEDHYEIREYNIDVLDDEEDPSLCTAGRPYPIYPSKGGLNPTFIRDIIQRALQTLSFGMDPIPKDVTQELGILCLRDAYMGIHQPKNIYEADSARKRLIFDEFFYLQLGRLFQMLEGLGTEIEKVGLLDKYRKPEMSPAYIEEWSRLTQKFLKILPYDLTTSQLSAVSEIISDLRRPVPMNRLLQGDVGCGKTVVAFLACMEVIGSGYQAAFMVPTELLAIQHYEHLLNLLEKLDIECRPSVALLTGATPSKQSRVIREGLQTGEISMVIGTHSLIAEKIEFSTLRIAVVDEQHRFGVVQRGRFNSKLYYNCVSSRTAAAHLDDPSRGDANMAPHVLAMSATPIPRTLALALYGDMSMTQITDLPPGRIPVETHVIEGNEQGFQKMYKMMFDELEAGGKIYLVYPVIEQSEQLPQLRAASADLEDISQRFKDYNCGLLHGKMKSDEKDEALRQFRSGDTNILLSTQVIEIGVDVPDASMMVVMNAERFGMAQLHQLRGRVGRGARKSRCILLASTAGSLTRLKVLENSTDGFHLANMDLLLRGPGDLLGKRQSGHLPEFPIARLEIDGNVLQDAHHAVLKVLGSSHDLERYPGLKAELSMRQPLSPLGD